Proteins from a single region of Verrucosispora sp. NA02020:
- a CDS encoding AAA family ATPase, translated as MSGGTDPAATPPGDAPRFRHGMVVGKFYPPHAGHHALIEAAAARCATVTVVVAPSRWESIPLAERVAWLREAHAGSGRVRVVGRYDDHPVDYADPAVWDAHCAVFREAVGPEPVDAVFSSEEYGAELARRFDAVAVCVDPDRRAVPVSGTAVRADPVTHWRWLSPPVRAWFVRRVVVVGAESSGTTTMAAALAAHYDTAWVPEYGRELTARKLALLRRREPSATVFDVAWDRDDFVEVVRGQQAAEDAAARVSGPLLFCDTDARATAVWEERYLGSTSSVVRAAARRPALYLLTDHEGVPFDDDGLRDGEHLRAWMTGRFRTELVGCGVPTVTLSGSHAERLATAVAACDALLAAGWSLADPLLPATHDT; from the coding sequence GTGAGCGGCGGGACCGACCCGGCGGCCACCCCGCCCGGGGACGCCCCCCGGTTCCGGCACGGCATGGTGGTCGGGAAGTTCTATCCGCCGCATGCCGGCCACCACGCGCTGATCGAGGCGGCGGCGGCGCGCTGCGCGACGGTGACCGTGGTGGTCGCGCCGTCCCGGTGGGAGTCGATCCCGCTCGCCGAGCGGGTCGCCTGGTTGCGGGAGGCGCACGCGGGCAGCGGCCGGGTCCGGGTGGTGGGGCGGTATGACGACCATCCGGTCGACTACGCGGACCCGGCGGTGTGGGACGCGCACTGCGCGGTGTTCCGGGAGGCGGTCGGGCCCGAGCCGGTGGACGCCGTGTTCTCCTCCGAGGAGTACGGCGCGGAGTTGGCCCGTCGCTTCGACGCGGTGGCGGTCTGCGTGGACCCGGACCGGCGGGCGGTGCCGGTCTCCGGTACGGCGGTCCGCGCCGACCCGGTGACACACTGGCGGTGGCTGAGCCCGCCGGTGCGGGCCTGGTTCGTCCGCCGGGTCGTGGTGGTGGGCGCCGAGTCCAGCGGCACCACCACGATGGCGGCGGCGCTGGCCGCCCACTACGACACGGCGTGGGTCCCCGAGTACGGCCGCGAGCTGACCGCCCGCAAGCTGGCGCTCCTGCGTCGGCGGGAGCCCTCGGCGACGGTCTTCGACGTGGCCTGGGACCGGGACGACTTCGTCGAGGTGGTCCGTGGGCAGCAGGCGGCCGAGGACGCGGCGGCCCGGGTCAGCGGCCCGCTGCTGTTCTGCGACACGGACGCCCGGGCGACCGCCGTCTGGGAGGAGCGGTATCTGGGCTCGACCTCCTCGGTGGTCCGGGCGGCGGCCCGACGTCCGGCGCTGTATCTGCTGACCGACCACGAGGGCGTGCCCTTCGACGACGACGGGCTGCGTGACGGCGAGCACCTGCGGGCCTGGATGACCGGGCGGTTCCGCACCGAGCTGGTCGGGTGCGGGGTGCCGACGGTGACGCTGTCCGGGTCGCACGCCGAGCGGCTGGCCACGGCGGTGGCGGCGTGCGACGCACTGCTGGCCGCCGGCTGGTCCCTGGCCGATCCGCTGCTCCCCGCCACCCACGACACCTAG
- the pnuC gene encoding nicotinamide riboside transporter PnuC — MIDWLTSTAFSVAGAGISWAELLGFGTGVVNVWLIARQHIANWAIGIANVLLLGLLFWTTGLYADASLQLVYVALGCYGWWHWLYGGERRSRLTVTRTGRREWWALGVAGVLLTGGIWLLLDRATDSTVPLPDALTTALSLLATYGQTRKLVESWWLWIAADLIYIPLYGYKGLWLTAVLYVIFLGLCVVGLRAWRSDLRRRAVAAPVPPGPAPVVA, encoded by the coding sequence GTGATCGACTGGCTCACCAGCACGGCGTTCAGCGTCGCCGGGGCGGGCATCAGCTGGGCGGAGCTGCTGGGCTTCGGCACCGGTGTGGTGAACGTCTGGCTGATCGCCCGGCAGCACATCGCCAACTGGGCGATCGGCATCGCCAACGTGCTGCTGCTCGGACTGTTGTTCTGGACGACGGGTCTGTACGCCGACGCGAGCCTGCAACTGGTCTACGTGGCTCTCGGCTGCTACGGGTGGTGGCACTGGTTGTACGGCGGCGAGCGGCGCAGCCGGCTCACGGTGACCCGGACCGGGCGGCGGGAGTGGTGGGCGCTCGGTGTGGCGGGGGTGCTGCTCACCGGCGGGATCTGGCTGCTGCTGGACCGGGCCACCGACTCGACCGTGCCGCTGCCCGACGCGCTCACCACGGCGCTGTCGCTGCTGGCCACGTACGGGCAGACCCGCAAGCTGGTGGAGAGTTGGTGGCTGTGGATCGCCGCCGACCTGATCTACATCCCGCTCTACGGGTACAAGGGACTCTGGCTGACCGCCGTGCTGTACGTGATCTTCCTCGGTCTCTGCGTGGTGGGTCTGCGGGCGTGGCGGTCGGACCTGCGGCGACGTGCGGTCGCCGCACCGGTGCCGCCCGGCCCGGCGCCGGTGGTCGCGTGA
- a CDS encoding antibiotic biosynthesis monooxygenase, with the protein MVLEVALIDVIPGQEDEFAAAYRTAHPVLADTPGCRSVRMTRGVESPTRFVLLVEWDSVEAHEVNFRQTDRFARWRGLIGPHFAGPPLVEHFVDVPA; encoded by the coding sequence ATGGTGCTTGAAGTCGCGCTGATCGACGTGATTCCCGGGCAGGAGGACGAGTTCGCCGCCGCGTACCGCACGGCGCACCCGGTCCTCGCCGACACGCCCGGCTGCCGCTCGGTCCGGATGACCCGGGGTGTCGAGTCCCCCACGCGGTTCGTGCTGCTGGTCGAGTGGGACTCGGTCGAGGCGCACGAGGTCAACTTCCGGCAGACCGACCGCTTCGCGCGGTGGCGCGGGCTGATCGGTCCGCACTTCGCCGGTCCGCCGCTCGTCGAGCATTTCGTCGACGTACCCGCCTGA
- a CDS encoding helix-turn-helix transcriptional regulator: MPLSASPVIRRVRLGAELRQLRRGESLTLEQVCGQLGWASTSKLSRIELGQSRPDLADVLDLLDVYQVPPPQREALIVIARDAAAGRGWSRALGEMGERQRAYAELEAGAAGIVEYQPAVLPGLVQTPAYARLRLAAAALIGPELDLEAEVRARGLRQQVLRRADPPHYTALLDERVCALGGMPVDVWREQLWHLVALTELPHVTIRLVPGDVPSHDGVHPLAGFSWYVFPDPADPRTVMVETLTTDLRLVAEADIARYERMVEWLSAVALPATETAAVLARQAERPEIPRPADPVEDAVRAPVEEVPAAERDAERLAG; encoded by the coding sequence ATGCCGTTGTCAGCAAGTCCTGTCATCCGCAGGGTTCGGCTCGGCGCGGAGTTGCGCCAGCTGCGCCGCGGGGAGTCACTCACCTTGGAGCAGGTCTGTGGCCAGCTCGGGTGGGCGTCCACGTCCAAGTTGTCCCGCATCGAGCTGGGTCAGAGTCGGCCGGACCTGGCCGACGTGCTGGATCTGCTCGACGTCTACCAGGTGCCGCCACCGCAGCGCGAGGCGTTGATCGTCATCGCCCGGGACGCGGCGGCCGGTCGCGGCTGGTCCCGGGCGCTGGGTGAGATGGGGGAGCGGCAACGCGCGTACGCGGAGCTGGAGGCGGGCGCGGCGGGCATCGTCGAGTACCAACCGGCCGTGCTGCCCGGGTTGGTGCAGACCCCGGCGTACGCCCGGCTGCGGCTGGCGGCTGCGGCGCTGATCGGTCCCGAGCTGGACCTGGAGGCCGAGGTGCGGGCTCGCGGGCTGCGGCAGCAGGTGCTGCGCCGGGCCGATCCGCCGCACTACACGGCGCTACTGGACGAGCGGGTCTGCGCCCTCGGCGGCATGCCGGTGGACGTCTGGCGGGAGCAGCTGTGGCACCTGGTGGCGCTGACCGAGCTGCCGCACGTCACCATCCGGCTGGTGCCCGGCGACGTCCCGTCCCACGACGGTGTGCATCCGTTGGCGGGCTTCTCGTGGTACGTCTTTCCCGATCCGGCGGATCCGCGCACGGTGATGGTGGAGACGCTCACCACCGACCTGCGGCTGGTCGCCGAGGCCGACATCGCCCGCTACGAACGGATGGTCGAGTGGCTGTCGGCGGTGGCGCTGCCGGCCACCGAGACCGCGGCGGTGCTGGCCCGGCAGGCCGAGCGACCGGAGATCCCCCGGCCCGCCGACCCCGTCGAGGACGCCGTGCGGGCTCCCGTCGAGGAGGTCCCGGCCGCAGAGCGCGACGCGGAGCGGCTCGCCGGCTGA
- the uvrB gene encoding excinuclease ABC subunit UvrB, which translates to MALDIPRLDGRFQVVSDFQPAGDQPAAIDDLERRVRRGDRHTVLLGATGTGKSATTAWLVERLQRPTLVLAPNKTLCAQLAKEFSELLPDNAVEYFVSYYDYYQPEAYIPQTDTYIEKDSSINEEVERLRHSATMSLLTRRDVVVVATVSAIYGLGTPEEYLDRAVRVAVGQELDRDQLLRRLVDIQYTRNDMAFQRGTFRVRGDTLEIIPAYEELAVRIELFGDEVEKLYYLNPLTGDVVREVDHLLIFPATHYAAGPERMERAVRDIEAELGERLAELDRQGKLLEAQRLRMRTTYDIEMMRQVGFCSGIENYSMHIDGRLPGSPPHCLLDYFPDDFLTVVDESHVTIPQIGGMFEGDASRKRMLIDHGFRLPSAADNRPLRFDEFLERVGQMVFLSATPGPWELEHAQGEYVEQVIRPTGLVDPEVVVKPTKGQIDDLMHEIKLRTERDERVLVTTLTKKMAEDLSDYLLENGIRVRYLHSEVDTLRRVELLRELRRGDYDVLVGINLLREGLDLPEVSLVAILDADKEGFLRSGRSLIQTIGRAARNVSGQVHMYADKITPSMAAAIEETDRRRAKQIAHNEAHGISPEPLRKKIHDILDDIYREAEDTEATRVGGAVRQLSRGKAPVKETRSRARGGAATPAREGMARAELAQLIQELNDQMLAAARELQFELAARIRDEVADLKKELRGMDAAGVS; encoded by the coding sequence ATGGCGCTCGACATTCCCCGGCTCGACGGCCGTTTCCAGGTCGTCAGTGATTTCCAGCCGGCCGGTGACCAGCCGGCGGCGATCGACGACCTGGAGCGACGCGTCCGCCGAGGCGACCGGCACACGGTGCTGCTCGGCGCGACCGGCACCGGCAAGAGCGCCACGACCGCCTGGCTGGTCGAGCGGCTGCAACGGCCCACGCTGGTGCTGGCGCCCAACAAGACGCTCTGCGCCCAGCTGGCCAAGGAGTTCAGCGAGCTGCTGCCGGACAACGCGGTGGAGTACTTCGTCTCGTATTACGACTACTACCAGCCCGAGGCGTACATCCCGCAGACCGACACGTACATCGAGAAGGACTCCTCGATCAACGAGGAGGTCGAGCGGCTGCGGCACTCGGCCACCATGTCGCTGCTCACCCGGCGCGACGTGGTGGTGGTGGCGACCGTCTCGGCGATCTACGGCCTGGGCACCCCGGAGGAATACCTGGACCGTGCGGTGCGGGTCGCCGTCGGCCAGGAGCTCGACCGGGACCAGTTGCTGCGCCGACTGGTCGACATCCAGTACACCCGCAACGACATGGCCTTCCAGCGGGGCACGTTCCGGGTCCGGGGCGACACGTTGGAGATCATTCCGGCGTACGAGGAACTCGCCGTCCGCATCGAGCTCTTCGGCGACGAGGTGGAGAAGCTCTACTACCTCAACCCGCTCACCGGGGACGTGGTGCGCGAGGTCGACCATCTGCTGATCTTCCCGGCGACGCACTACGCGGCCGGGCCGGAGCGGATGGAGCGGGCGGTCCGCGACATCGAGGCCGAGTTGGGCGAGCGCCTGGCCGAGTTGGATCGGCAGGGCAAGCTGCTGGAGGCGCAGCGGCTGCGGATGCGCACCACGTACGACATCGAGATGATGCGGCAGGTCGGCTTCTGCTCCGGCATCGAGAACTACTCGATGCACATCGACGGGCGGTTGCCCGGCAGCCCGCCGCACTGCCTGCTCGACTACTTCCCCGACGACTTCCTCACCGTCGTCGACGAGTCGCACGTGACGATCCCGCAGATCGGCGGGATGTTCGAGGGTGACGCCTCGCGCAAGCGGATGCTGATCGACCACGGGTTCCGGCTGCCCAGCGCCGCCGACAACCGCCCGCTGCGCTTCGACGAGTTCCTGGAGCGGGTCGGCCAGATGGTCTTCCTGTCGGCCACCCCGGGGCCGTGGGAGTTGGAGCACGCCCAGGGCGAGTACGTCGAGCAGGTGATCCGCCCGACCGGCCTGGTGGACCCGGAGGTCGTGGTCAAGCCCACCAAGGGCCAGATCGACGACCTGATGCACGAGATCAAGCTGCGCACCGAGCGTGACGAGCGGGTCCTGGTCACCACGTTGACCAAGAAGATGGCCGAGGACCTGTCGGACTACCTGCTGGAGAACGGCATCCGGGTGCGGTATCTGCACTCCGAGGTGGACACGTTGCGCCGGGTCGAGTTGCTGCGTGAGTTGCGTCGGGGTGACTACGACGTGCTGGTCGGCATCAACCTGCTGCGCGAGGGGCTGGACCTGCCCGAGGTGTCGTTGGTGGCGATCCTGGACGCGGACAAGGAGGGCTTCCTGCGCAGTGGTCGGTCGTTGATCCAGACCATCGGTCGCGCGGCCCGTAACGTCTCCGGCCAGGTGCACATGTACGCCGACAAGATCACTCCGTCGATGGCGGCCGCGATCGAGGAGACCGATCGGCGCCGGGCCAAGCAGATCGCGCACAACGAGGCGCACGGGATCAGTCCCGAGCCGCTGCGCAAGAAGATCCACGACATTCTCGACGACATCTACCGCGAGGCGGAGGACACCGAGGCGACCCGGGTCGGTGGTGCGGTGCGCCAGTTGTCGCGGGGCAAGGCGCCGGTCAAGGAGACCCGTAGCCGGGCTCGGGGAGGTGCGGCCACCCCGGCCCGCGAGGGCATGGCGCGGGCCGAGTTGGCGCAGCTCATCCAGGAGCTCAACGACCAGATGCTGGCCGCCGCGCGCGAGTTGCAGTTCGAGTTGGCCGCCCGGATCCGCGACGAGGTCGCCGACCTCAAGAAGGAGTTGCGGGGAATGGACGCCGCCGGGGTGTCGTGA
- the coaE gene encoding dephospho-CoA kinase, with translation MLKIGLTGGIGSGKSAVARRLVERGAVLVDADRIAREVVAPGTDGLAEVVAAFSERVLDADGALDRAALGEVVFADETARRRLEAVVHGRVRARTAELVAAAPPDAVVVNDVPLLVEVGLAATYHLVVVVRTEVETRLRRLARDRGMSRGEAERRIAAQADDARRAAAADVLLTNDGTLDELHATVDALWQDRLVPYEVNLRQRRPVRLDRVRLAEPDPTWPQQYARLAARIRHAVAPADLRVDHIGSTAVPGLAAKDVIDVQLSVSSLAEADGPMADRLADAGFPRLPGEWWDTARTGGGRWEKRLHGSADPGRPVHLHIRQDGSPGWRYALLMRDHLRADPDRRAAYLGLKRELAASAPESGTYATAKDPWFDEEHLRAEEWAAQTGWRP, from the coding sequence GTGTTGAAGATCGGACTCACCGGCGGGATCGGCTCGGGCAAGAGCGCGGTGGCACGCCGGCTGGTCGAGCGCGGGGCGGTACTCGTCGACGCCGACCGGATCGCGCGTGAGGTCGTCGCCCCCGGCACCGACGGGCTGGCCGAGGTCGTCGCGGCCTTCTCCGAGCGGGTGCTCGACGCCGACGGCGCGCTGGACCGGGCCGCACTCGGCGAGGTGGTCTTCGCCGACGAGACGGCCCGCCGCCGGTTGGAGGCCGTCGTGCACGGTCGGGTGCGGGCCCGGACGGCGGAACTGGTCGCTGCGGCACCACCGGACGCCGTCGTGGTCAACGACGTGCCGCTGCTGGTGGAGGTGGGGCTGGCCGCCACGTACCACCTGGTGGTCGTGGTGCGCACGGAGGTGGAGACCCGGCTGCGACGGTTGGCCCGCGACCGGGGGATGAGCCGGGGTGAGGCGGAGCGGCGCATCGCCGCGCAGGCCGACGACGCCCGCCGCGCGGCGGCGGCGGACGTGCTGCTCACCAACGACGGCACCCTCGACGAGTTGCACGCGACGGTCGACGCGCTCTGGCAGGACCGGCTGGTGCCCTACGAGGTCAACCTGCGGCAGCGACGGCCGGTCCGGCTGGACCGGGTGCGCCTGGCCGAGCCCGACCCGACCTGGCCACAGCAGTACGCCCGGCTGGCCGCCCGGATCCGGCACGCGGTCGCCCCCGCCGACCTGCGGGTGGACCACATCGGGTCGACGGCGGTCCCCGGTCTGGCCGCCAAGGACGTCATCGACGTGCAGCTCAGCGTGTCGTCGCTGGCCGAGGCGGACGGACCGATGGCCGACCGGCTCGCCGACGCCGGGTTTCCCCGACTGCCCGGTGAGTGGTGGGACACCGCGCGCACCGGCGGCGGCCGGTGGGAGAAGCGGTTGCACGGCAGCGCCGATCCGGGCCGCCCGGTGCACCTGCACATCCGCCAGGACGGCTCACCGGGCTGGCGGTACGCCCTGCTGATGCGCGACCACCTGCGGGCCGATCCGGACCGGCGGGCCGCGTACCTGGGACTCAAGCGGGAGTTGGCCGCCTCCGCGCCGGAGAGCGGCACGTACGCCACGGCGAAGGACCCGTGGTTCGACGAGGAGCACCTGCGGGCCGAGGAGTGGGCCGCTCAGACCGGGTGGCGTCCCTGA
- the rpsA gene encoding 30S ribosomal protein S1, whose amino-acid sequence MTSSIEAPSSATKVTVDDLGSEEAFLAAIDETIKYFNDGDIVEGTVVKVDRDEVLLDIGYKTEGVIPSRELSIKHDVDPAEVVSVGDHIEALVLQKEDKEGRLILSKKRAQYERAWGTIEKIKDEDGVVRGSVIEVVKGGLILDIGLRGFLPASLVEMRRVRDLQPYVGRELEAKIIELDKNRNNVVLSRRAWLEQTQSEVRTEFLNKLQKGQVRKGVVSSIVNFGAFVDLGGVDGLVHVSELSWKHIDHPSEVVEVGQEVEVEVLDVDLDRERVSLSLKATQEDPWRQFARTHAIQQIVPGKVTKLVPFGAFVRVDDGIEGLVHISELAERHVEIPEQVVQVGSEVMVKVIDIDLERRRISLSLKQANEGFVEGEEHFDPTLYGMAATYDNEGNYIYPEGFDPETGEWLEGYDKQRETWENQYAEARQRWEAHQKQVQTSRAAEAEAAANPQPAPTGTTTSTSAAPSRQAEEPAGTLATDEALAALREKLAGGK is encoded by the coding sequence ATGACGAGCAGCATCGAGGCCCCCTCGAGCGCCACCAAGGTCACCGTCGACGATCTCGGCTCTGAGGAAGCTTTCCTCGCCGCGATCGACGAGACCATCAAGTACTTCAACGACGGCGACATTGTCGAAGGCACCGTCGTCAAGGTCGATCGGGACGAGGTCCTGCTCGACATCGGCTACAAGACCGAGGGTGTCATCCCCTCTCGTGAGTTGTCGATCAAGCACGACGTGGACCCGGCAGAGGTCGTCTCGGTCGGTGACCACATCGAGGCCCTGGTCCTCCAGAAGGAGGACAAGGAGGGTCGGCTGATCCTCTCCAAGAAGCGGGCGCAGTACGAGCGGGCCTGGGGCACGATCGAGAAGATCAAGGACGAGGACGGTGTCGTCCGCGGTTCGGTCATCGAGGTGGTCAAGGGTGGCCTCATCCTCGACATCGGGCTGCGCGGCTTCCTGCCCGCCTCCCTGGTCGAGATGCGGCGTGTGCGCGACCTGCAGCCGTACGTCGGCCGTGAGCTCGAAGCCAAGATCATCGAGCTGGACAAGAACCGCAACAACGTGGTGCTGTCCCGCCGTGCCTGGCTGGAGCAGACGCAGTCCGAGGTGCGCACCGAGTTCCTCAACAAGCTCCAGAAGGGGCAGGTCCGCAAGGGCGTCGTCTCCTCGATCGTCAACTTCGGCGCGTTCGTCGACCTCGGCGGCGTGGACGGTCTGGTGCACGTCTCCGAGCTGTCCTGGAAGCACATCGACCACCCCTCCGAGGTGGTCGAGGTGGGCCAGGAGGTCGAGGTCGAGGTCCTGGACGTCGACCTGGACCGTGAGCGGGTCTCGCTGTCGCTGAAGGCGACCCAGGAGGACCCGTGGCGGCAGTTCGCCCGCACCCACGCGATCCAGCAGATCGTGCCGGGTAAGGTCACCAAGCTCGTGCCGTTCGGTGCGTTCGTCCGCGTCGACGACGGCATCGAGGGTCTGGTGCACATCTCCGAGCTGGCCGAGCGCCACGTGGAGATCCCCGAGCAGGTCGTGCAGGTCGGCTCCGAGGTCATGGTCAAGGTCATCGACATCGACCTGGAGCGTCGCCGGATCTCGCTGTCGCTCAAGCAGGCCAACGAGGGCTTCGTCGAGGGCGAGGAGCACTTCGACCCCACCCTCTACGGCATGGCTGCCACGTACGACAACGAGGGCAACTACATCTACCCGGAGGGCTTCGACCCGGAGACGGGCGAGTGGCTCGAGGGGTACGACAAGCAGCGCGAGACCTGGGAGAACCAGTACGCCGAGGCGCGGCAGCGCTGGGAGGCGCACCAGAAGCAGGTGCAGACCTCTCGGGCCGCCGAGGCCGAGGCCGCTGCCAACCCGCAGCCCGCCCCGACCGGCACCACCACCTCGACCAGCGCGGCACCCAGCCGTCAGGCCGAGGAGCCCGCGGGCACCCTGGCCACCGACGAGGCGCTCGCCGCTCTGCGGGAGAAGCTCGCCGGCGGTAAGTGA
- a CDS encoding class I SAM-dependent methyltransferase: protein MNDDNRVTRRRVGDAEIRRANRHWWDTDADAYQAEHGAFLGDVDFVWCPEGLREADARLLGEVAGRRVLEVGCGAASCARWLATQGAHPVAVDLSAGMLRHAARAADRSGVRVPLAQADALALPFADGSFDVACTAFGAVPFVDDSAALMREVHRILRPGGRWVFSVTHPMRWIFLDDPGEGGLTAVHSYFDRQPYVEQDDTGVATYVEQHRTLGDRIRELVGAGFRLVDLVEPEWPEGHEGLWGQWSPLRGRLFPGTAVFVTERHD from the coding sequence GTGAACGACGACAACCGGGTGACCCGGCGCCGGGTCGGCGACGCCGAGATCCGCCGCGCCAACCGCCACTGGTGGGACACCGACGCCGACGCCTACCAGGCCGAGCACGGGGCCTTCCTGGGTGACGTGGACTTCGTCTGGTGCCCGGAGGGGCTGCGCGAGGCCGACGCCCGGCTGCTCGGCGAGGTGGCCGGACGCCGGGTGCTGGAGGTCGGCTGCGGCGCGGCGTCCTGCGCCCGCTGGCTGGCCACCCAGGGCGCCCACCCGGTCGCGGTGGACCTGTCCGCCGGCATGCTGCGCCACGCCGCGCGCGCCGCCGACCGCAGCGGGGTACGCGTACCACTGGCCCAGGCCGACGCGCTGGCGCTGCCGTTCGCCGACGGCAGCTTCGACGTCGCCTGCACGGCGTTCGGCGCGGTGCCGTTCGTCGACGACTCGGCCGCCCTGATGCGCGAGGTGCACCGGATCCTGCGCCCCGGCGGACGCTGGGTCTTCTCGGTCACCCACCCGATGCGCTGGATCTTCCTCGACGACCCCGGCGAGGGCGGACTGACCGCCGTGCACTCCTACTTCGACCGGCAGCCGTACGTGGAGCAGGACGACACCGGCGTGGCCACCTACGTCGAGCAGCACCGCACCCTCGGCGACCGGATCCGTGAACTGGTCGGTGCCGGGTTCCGCCTGGTGGACCTGGTGGAGCCGGAGTGGCCGGAGGGACACGAGGGGCTCTGGGGGCAGTGGAGCCCGCTGCGCGGCCGGCTCTTCCCCGGCACCGCCGTCTTCGTCACCGAGAGACACGACTGA